A stretch of Malus sylvestris chromosome 11, drMalSylv7.2, whole genome shotgun sequence DNA encodes these proteins:
- the LOC126588330 gene encoding uncharacterized protein LOC126588330 isoform X7 codes for MLVNKARSAGTFGVQYGKAHMYHLCSLFLFCFSVCYVLSGTGLKDLLLEFVLLLTAGFNDIGERAIGLVNGVVAGAVAGGAIAAMTRSWTQVIPMACLVSAFKVATDYARAV; via the exons GCGAGGTCGGCTGGAACGTTTGGAGTTCAGTATGGTAAAGCTCATATGTATCACTTATGctccttgtttttgttttgtttttctgtttgttATGTTCTGAGCGGCACTGGGTTGAAGGACTTGTTGTTGGAATTTGTACTCTTACTCACTGCGGGCTTCAACGATATCGGGGAAAGAGCGATTGGGTTA GTGAATGGTGTGGTTGCTGGTGCAGTAGCAGGGGGAGCTATTGCCGCTATGACACGAAGCTGGACGCAGGTGATTCCTATGGCTTGTCTGGTTTCTGCCTTCAAAGTTGCCACTGACTACGCTAGAGcagtttga
- the LOC126589273 gene encoding caffeoylshikimate esterase-like isoform X1 — protein sequence MEGEYQEVYIRNSRGVQLFTCRWLPFSSPKALVFLCHGYGMECSGFMRECGIRLANAGYAVFGIDYEGHGRSRGARCYIKKFKNIVNDCDEFFKSICAEEEYRDKCRFLYGESMGGAVSLLLHKKDPTFWNGAVLVAPMCKISEKVKPHPLVINVLTRVEEIIPKWKIVPTKDVIDSAFKDPVKREEIRSNKLIYQDKPRLKTALEMLRTSMSLEDTLHEVRLPFFVLHGEADTVTDPEVSRALYEKASSTDKTIKLYPGMWHGLTSGEPDGNVEIVFADIITWLEKHTSDDNSVVVQPIHTFRNAILKMNGTASPPPPPPINKQRPRTPSYFCGLKGRRLLHHSAM from the exons ATGGAGGGAGAGTATCAAGAA GTTTACATAAGGAATTCAAGAGGAGtgcagctttttacttgcagaTGGTTGCCCTTTTCCTCTCCAAAGGCCCTTGTGTTCCTTTGCCATG GGTATGGCATGGAGTGCAGCGGTTTCATGAGAG AGTGTGGAATCCGCCTAGCTAACGCGGGATATGCCGTGTTCGGAATTGACTACGAGGGCCACGGACGTTCGAGAGGGGCCAGATGTTACATCAAGAAGTTCAAAAACATAGTCAACGATTGCGATGAATTTTTCAAGTCGATTTGTG CCGAGGAAGAATACCGAGACAAGTGTAGGTTTTTGTATGGAGAATCCATGGGAGGGGCAGTTTCTCTACTGCTTCACAAGAAGGATCCCACATTTTGGAATGGAGCTGTTCTTGTTGCACCCATGTGTAAG ATATCAGAAAAGGTCAAGCCACACCCGCTGGTGATCAATGTATTAACCAGAGTGGAGGAGATTATTCCCAAATGGAAGATAGTACCCACCAAAGATGTCATTGACTCCGCCTTCAAAGACCCTGTAAAGCGTGAAGAG ATAAGGAGCAACAAACTGATATATCAAGACAAGCCGAGGCTGAAAACAGCACTGGAAATGCTGAGAACTAGCATGAGCCTTGAAGACACTTTGCATGAG GTGAGACTACCATTCTTTGTGTTGCATGGGGAGGCAGATACTGTTACAGACCCAGAAGTAAGCAGAGCACTGTATGAGAAAGCCAGCAGCACAGACAAGACCATAAAATTGTACCCCGGAATGTGGCATGGTCTAACGTCGGGAGAGCCAGATGGGAACGTTGAAATCGTCTTTGCAGACATCATAACTTGGCTCGAGAAGCACACAAGTGACGACAACTCCGTCGTGGTGCAACCAATCCACACGTTTAGGAATGCCATTCTGAAAATGAACGGCACGGCATCACCACCACCCCCGCCACCAATAAACAAGCAGCGACCGCGGACACCATCGTATTTTTGCGGGTTGAAGGGGCGCAGATTGCTACATCACTCGGCAATGTAG
- the LOC126589273 gene encoding caffeoylshikimate esterase-like isoform X2, which translates to MIIFWETECGIRLANAGYAVFGIDYEGHGRSRGARCYIKKFKNIVNDCDEFFKSICAEEEYRDKCRFLYGESMGGAVSLLLHKKDPTFWNGAVLVAPMCKISEKVKPHPLVINVLTRVEEIIPKWKIVPTKDVIDSAFKDPVKREEIRSNKLIYQDKPRLKTALEMLRTSMSLEDTLHEVRLPFFVLHGEADTVTDPEVSRALYEKASSTDKTIKLYPGMWHGLTSGEPDGNVEIVFADIITWLEKHTSDDNSVVVQPIHTFRNAILKMNGTASPPPPPPINKQRPRTPSYFCGLKGRRLLHHSAM; encoded by the exons ATGATAATCTTCTGGGAAACAG AGTGTGGAATCCGCCTAGCTAACGCGGGATATGCCGTGTTCGGAATTGACTACGAGGGCCACGGACGTTCGAGAGGGGCCAGATGTTACATCAAGAAGTTCAAAAACATAGTCAACGATTGCGATGAATTTTTCAAGTCGATTTGTG CCGAGGAAGAATACCGAGACAAGTGTAGGTTTTTGTATGGAGAATCCATGGGAGGGGCAGTTTCTCTACTGCTTCACAAGAAGGATCCCACATTTTGGAATGGAGCTGTTCTTGTTGCACCCATGTGTAAG ATATCAGAAAAGGTCAAGCCACACCCGCTGGTGATCAATGTATTAACCAGAGTGGAGGAGATTATTCCCAAATGGAAGATAGTACCCACCAAAGATGTCATTGACTCCGCCTTCAAAGACCCTGTAAAGCGTGAAGAG ATAAGGAGCAACAAACTGATATATCAAGACAAGCCGAGGCTGAAAACAGCACTGGAAATGCTGAGAACTAGCATGAGCCTTGAAGACACTTTGCATGAG GTGAGACTACCATTCTTTGTGTTGCATGGGGAGGCAGATACTGTTACAGACCCAGAAGTAAGCAGAGCACTGTATGAGAAAGCCAGCAGCACAGACAAGACCATAAAATTGTACCCCGGAATGTGGCATGGTCTAACGTCGGGAGAGCCAGATGGGAACGTTGAAATCGTCTTTGCAGACATCATAACTTGGCTCGAGAAGCACACAAGTGACGACAACTCCGTCGTGGTGCAACCAATCCACACGTTTAGGAATGCCATTCTGAAAATGAACGGCACGGCATCACCACCACCCCCGCCACCAATAAACAAGCAGCGACCGCGGACACCATCGTATTTTTGCGGGTTGAAGGGGCGCAGATTGCTACATCACTCGGCAATGTAG